From the Lysobacter soyae genome, the window GGTCATGATTTGAATCCGTTGTGATGTGTGCAATGCTCCCATACACCCAGATAAGGGTGCGTGAGCGGAAATCAAGAATGATCGGTATTGGAACAGACAAAACCCGCGGATTTCGCGATCTGCCCTGGCCGGGCATCTTGGCCTTGGCCATGTTCGCTGCGGCGCTGTTCGCCGCAGTGCGCGTGGCGGGATGGCATGTCGGTCTGCCGATCAGCTTGGCGGGGTCGAACCTGTCCAAGGTTGCCCAGGAGTTCAACGCGCTGGGGTTTGTCGCGCCGGGCATGTTGATGGCCTTCCAAGCCTTGCGTAGCCGCATGCGGATGCTGGAATCCGCAGGCAGGGGCGAGCGCTTCGCTATGTGGTTGTGGATGCTCAGCGGCATGGCCTTCGCGTCGATGGGTGTGTTTTCTTTGGACACGCGCATCGGGATTGACGAAGGCAGCAATCAACACCATGCGGTTGCCTGGTATCTGTGGTGGTCGTCGGCGGCACTGGGTTGTATCGCGGCGGTGTTCGGTCGCGAACAACGACTGCGTTGGTTTGCCGTGTTCGCCTTCGTGGAAATTCTTTTGGGCGTTTGGTATTTGCCTTCGGTGGCGCCGGTGGGCGTGGCGCAGGTCTTTGCCGTTTTGGCGTGGATGGTATGGCCGTTCAGCCGCGTCGGCATGCTGAGTCGTCAAAAGGATGAAAAGTCGGTGATTTGAGCCTGAAAAGGCTTGCCGCACCTGTTCCTCCTTGCTGCAGTGCGGTACGCTGTTTCTTTCAGCTTATGCCGCACACGTGAACACGCAAGTAGCCCCTGATCCCTCGCATTACGATCCCCGCAGCATCGAATCCGCCGCGCAGAATTTCTGGTCCGCCAGTCGCGCCTATGAAGTGAGCGAAACGGGCGACAAGCCGAAGTATTACTGCTTGTCGATGTTGCCGTACCCGAGTGGTGCTTTGCATGTGGGTCACGTGCGCAATTACACCATCGGCGATGTGATTTCGCGTTACAAACGCATGACCGGTTTCAACGTGTTGCAGCCGATGGGCTGGGATGCGTTCGGTCTTCCGGCGGAAAACGCGGCGATCAAAAACAAGACCGCGCCCGCGAAGTGGACCTACGCAAACATTGCGCACATGCGTACACAGTTGCAGTCCATGGGCTACGCCATCGATTGGAGTCGCGAATTCGCCACCTGCCGCCCCGACTATTACGTGCATGAGCAACGCATGTTCGTGCGCTTGATGAAAAAGGGCATCGCCTATCGCAAGAACAGCGTCGTCAATTGGGATCCGATCGACCAAACCGTGCTGGCCAATGAGCAAGTCATTGACGGTCGCGGCTGGCGAACCGGCGCCTTGATCGAAAAGCGCGAAATTCCACAGTGGTTCCTGCGCATCACCGATTACGCGCAAGATTTGCTCGACGGTTTGGACACGCTCGACGGCTGGCCGGATTCGGTCAAGACCATGCAGCGCAATTGGATCGGCCGCAGCGAAGGCTTGGAGGTTCAGTTCCGCGTCGAAGGCGAAGAAGCACCGCTGTGTGTCTTCACCACCCGTCCCGACACGCTGATGGGCGTGACCTTCCTCAGCATTGCCGGTGAACATCCGTTGGCACAGAAGGCGGCCGCCGGGAATCCGGAGATCGCCGCTTTCGTGGCATCGTTGAAGCAGGGCGGCGTTTCGGAAGCCGAGCAGGAAACGCAAGAAAAGCGCGGCATTGCCACAGGGCTTTGGGCGACCCATCCGATCACCGGTGAAGACCTGCCGATCTACATCGCGAACTTTGTCTTGATGGGCTACGGCACCGGTGCGGTGATGGCCGTGCCTGCGCATGATCAGCGCGATTGGGAATTTGCCAAGGCCTACGGCTTGCCGATCCGGCCGGTGGTGGTGCCGGTGTCGGTACGCGACGCCCTGGCCGAAGTCACCGCCGACGAGCATTCGCATGCCGACATCATGCAAGCGGCATTGGGCGCACAAACCTCGCTGGACGTCTACGAGAAAGATGCCGCGGTGCAGGTGATTTCCGAGTACCTGCGCAAGATCAACGATGAAGCCGCCTACACGGAGCGTGGATTCCTGATCAATTCCGGCGAATACAACGGCATGGATTACGCCGCCGCGTTCGAAGCGCTGGCGCGCAATTTCGAAGAGGACGGTCGCGGACGCGTACAAGTCAATTACCGCTTGCGCGATTGGGGTGTGAGCCGTCAACGCTATTGGGGTTGCCCGATTCCGGTGATCTATTGCGCCGACTGCGGCGCCGTACCGGTACCTGAAGACCAGTTGCCGGTGCGACTGCCTGAAGATGTCGAGGATGCCTTCGCCGCCGGTCAGGTCGTGTCACCCATCAAGGCGGATCCGGAATGGCGCAAATGTACGTGTCCGACCTGCGGCAAGCCGGCAGAACGTGAAACCGACACCTTCGACACCTTCATGGAGTCGAGCTGGTACTACGCGCGCTACACGTCGCCGGGTGCCAACGAGATGGTGGACGAACGCGCCAAGTATTGGTTGCCCGTCGATCAATACATCGGCGGTATCGAACACGCGATCCTGCACTTGATGTATTTCCGTTTCTACAACAAGTTGTTGCATGAAGCGGGAATGGTGCCGGCGAGTGAACCTGCGACGCATCTGCTGACGCAGGGTATGGTGATTGCCGACACCTTTTTCCGTGATGGCGGCGACGGTCGCAAGGAATGGATCAATCCCGCCGACGTCGACATCCAACGCGACGAGCGCGGCAAGGTGATCGGCGCCGTCAGCATTCAAGACGGTTCGCCGGTGCACATCGGCGGCACCGAAAAAATGTCGAAGTCGAAGAACAACGGCGTGGATCCGCAGGTGCTGGTCGATAAATACGGTGCCGACACCGTGCGTCTTTTCTCGATGTTTGCAGCACCGCCGGAGCAGTCTCTGGAATGGAGCGATGCGGGCGTCGAAGGCATGGCGCGTTTTCTGCGACGTGTCTGGCGCGATGTGGTCACCCACGCTTCCCAACCCGATCATCCGGAAGTGGATACATCGGCGTTGAATGCCGCACAAAAACAAATGCGCCGGCACGTGCATGAAACGATCCAAAAAGTGGGAGACGATTTCGGTCGCCGCCACAGTTTCAATACCGCCATCGCATCGATGATGGAATTGTTGAATCACGTCAACAAGTTTGACGACATGAGCGATCAAGGCCGTGCGATCCGCCATGAGGCGTTCGAAACCATCGTCCTGATGTTGAATCCGGTCACGCCGCATATCAGCCATCGTTTGTGGCAGGTGTTGGGGCATCCCGAAACCGTGCTGGAAGACGTGCCGTTCCCGACAGTGGATCCGGACGCATTGGTGCGCGACTCGCTCAAGCTTGCCGTGCAGTTGAACGGCAAATTGCGCGGCACCTTGGAAGTGGCGCAGGGTGCCGACACCGCATCGATCGAAGCCATGGCATTGGCCGAACCGGGCGTGGTCGCCAATCTGAACGGGATGACGATTCGCAAGGTGATCGTGGTCCCGGGTCGCGTCGTCAACATCGTGGCAAGCTAAGATGAACCGGTTCCCGAACCCCGCGCGAGTGCACATGATTCGTAAGTTGCTGATCCTCGTTTGCTTCGTTGTCTTGGCCGGCTGCGGCTTTCATCCGCGCGGCGCGATGGTCTTGCCGGAAGATTTGGGTCCGCTGCGCGTGGTCTCGAGCGATCCGTACAGCCCGCTGGCAGAATCGCTTTCCGAGGCGATGACACGCGCCGGTGCCATGCCGGCCGATCCGAGCCTGACCACCGGTGTCTCCACCTTGGAAATCCATTCCGAGCGTTGGGGCGACATTCCGATTGCGATCGATCAACAAGGCCGTGCGCTGGAATTCAGCTTGAAATACGCCGTCGTGTTCAGCATGCGTGACACGCTGGACAAGGAAATCATTCCGCAACAAGTCGTCGAACTGTCGCGTGACTACGTGGCGCCGCCTGCGGATGCCATAGGGCGCAGCAGCGAACGCGACTTGTTGGCCAAGGAGCTTCGCCGTGAAATGTCTGCGACGATCTTGCGTCGTATCGATACGGTGTCCAAGCGTGCGCGTGCGGTGGAAGCCGCACCGCAGTAACCGTGGAACAAAAGCCCGAACAACTGGCTGCGTCAGTCACCGCACAGACGCTCAAACCCGCCTATTTGATCGCGGGTGCTGAATTCCTCAAAGTTATGGAAGCCGCTGACGCGATTCGCGCGGCGGCACGTGCGGCCGGTGTGGACGGTCGCGATGTGTTCGACTCGTCGCCGAAAGATTTCGATTGGCAGTTTGTCGAGAATGCCACCAGCGCGATGGGGCTGTTCAGTTCAACGAAATTGGTTGAAGTGACGGTGCCGACGGGCAAGCCGGGCAAAGAGGGCGCGGCGATGATCGAAGCCTTCTGCGCCAATCCGCCGCCCGGCACCACCTTGTTGGTGCTTGCCAACGAATGGAGCAACAAACATGCGGGGAAGTGGAGCGACGCCATTGGCCGCGTCGGCGTGGTCTCGATTGCATGGCCGGTAAAGCCCCACGAGTTTCCCGATTGGATCCGCGCGCGCATGCGCAGCCGGAAAGTCCAAGCCACGCAAGCGGCCATCGAACAACTGGCCCTGCGTACCGAGGGCAATTTGTTGGCTGCCGCACAAGAGATTGACAAGCTTGCATTGCTTGCCGGCGGTGACATGATCGATGAAGCGGGGATGGAGACATTTGTCGCCGATGCCGCGCGTTTCGATGTCTTTCGTTTGTTGGATAGCGCGTTGAACGGCGATGCGCCGATGGTGTCGCGCATGGTGGCCGGCCTGCAAGCGGAAGGGACGGCGATTCAAGCCTTGCTCGGCATGGTGATCATGGAAGTTCAGCGCCTGACCGCACTCGCGATCACGCAGGCGCGCGGCGGCAACATGTCGCAGGAATTCAAAGTTCACCGCATCTGGGATTCGAAGCAGGCGCAATACAAGCGCGCGCTTGCGCGTTATCCCGCGGCCAAATGGCAAGGATTGCTGGCGGAAATCGGACGTTTGGATCGTGCCGGCAAAGGCAGAGCGGGTGACGATCCTTGGTTGTTGCTGGAACGCGTCTTGCTCGCCGTGGCCGAGCCGCGTGCGCATGGATTGTTGAGGGCGCACGCTTGAGTTTGCGCGTGCTGTACGGCGGTACCTTCGACCCCGTGCATGCCGGTCACATCGCGGTGGCGAAACATGCCCGTGACGTGCTGGCCGCAGAGGTCGCGTTGTTACCGGCGGGTGATCCGCCGCATAAAGGGCCCACGCTTGCGAGCGCCGCACAACGTGTGGCCATGTGCGATTTGGCGATCGCGGGAATCCGAGGCTTGCGCGTGGACGCGCGCGAAGCGATGCGCGATACCCCGTCGTGGACCTTCGACACCTTGGTCGAACTTCGCGAAGAGATCGGATTCGACCTCCCCGTCGCCCTGTTGATCGGCGCAGACAGCTTTCTGTCATTGCCCACGTGGAAAGAATGGCGCGCGCTGTTCGGCCTTGCGCACTTTGTTGTGGCGGAACGTCCGGGCAATGTCTTGCAGGCCAATACCTGGCCAACGGAATTGCATGAGGCCGCGAGCGAACGCATCGTGCAAACACCGGAGGAATTGCATCAAGCCGCCGCCGGCAGCGTGTTCATGATGAACCAACCGGTCTTCCCGCATTCCTCAAGCGAAATCCGCGCACGCATCGCGCAAGGCGGCGCCTGGCAAACCGGGGTCGACCCCAAAGTCGCCGACTTCATAGAATCCAACGCCCTCTACCGCCAATGATTTTCCCTTCTCCACTGCGTGTAGAAGCACAGCTCTCCCTTCTCCACAAAGTGGAGAAGGTGGCGCAAAGCGCCGGATGAGGCGCTCTTAAGCGCATTCCAGACATAAAAAAACCAGCCAATCGGCTGGTTTCTTTAATGGCGCGCCCGGAGCGATTCGAACGCCCGACCCCCAAGTTCGTAGCCTGGTGCTCTATCCAACTGAGCTACGGGCGCGCTGTGAGCTGGGAATTATGCCCATGCCAATCGGCCGCGTCAAGCCTCGGGCTTGACCTATTTATCCATGCGCGCGACGATAGGCACATCAACCCCGTTGAAGAGGTGGCCCGCGCAAGCCGGCCGAGTGTGTGACATGAGTACTACCATCCGCCACGCCTGAATCTGCCGACGCTATCGAACCCATCGATAAGGCGCCTCGGCGTCTTTTTTTGTGCCCGCAACCTACACAGACCCATGATCAATATCACGCTCCCGGACGGCAGCCGCCGCGAATTCGAAAACCCTGTCACTGTCGGCGAAATTGCCGCGTCCATCGGTGCCGGTCTTGCCAAGGCCGCTTTGGCCGGAAAAGTGGACGGCAAGCTGGTCGATACCAGCCATCGCATTGACCAAGACGCAGCGCTGGAAATCGTCACCGACAAGCACCCCGACGCCCTTGAAGTCCTGCGCCATTCCAGCGCGCACTTGTTGGCCCAGGCGGTGCAACGCTTGTTCCCCACGGCGCAGGTCACCATCGGTCCGGTGATCGACAACGGCTTCTATTACGACTTCGCCTTCGAACGCCCGTTCACCCCGGAAGACTTGCCGGCCATTGAAGCCGAAATGCAAAAAATCGTGAAGGAGTCGCTGCCGGTCGAACGCAGTGTCATGGCGCGTGATGAAGCGACGAAATTCTTCCGCGACATGGGCGAAGAGTACAAGGCGCAAATCATCGAATCGATTCCGTCGGACGAACCGCTCTCGCTGTACAAGCAAGGCGGATTTACCGATTTGTGCCGCGGCCCGCACGTGCCGAACACCGACAAACTGCGCGCTTTCAAGTTGATGAAAGTGGCCGGTGCCTATTGGCGCGGTGATCACAACAACGCGATGCTGTCCCGCATCTACGGGACGGCCTGGTTGAATGACAAAGATCTCAAGGCCTACCTCACGCAATTGGAAGAAGCCGAGAAGCGCGATCACCGCAAGATCGGCAAGGCGCAAGATCTCTTCCATCTTCAAGAAGAAGGCCCCGGTCTGGTGTTCTGGCATCCGAAGGGCTGGCGCATTTGGCAGGTGGTCGAGCAATACATGCGCAAGGTCTATGTCGACACCGGCTATGGCGAAGTGCGTTGCCCGCAAATTCTCGATGTGTCGTTGTGGCAAAAGTCCGGCCACTGGGACAACTATCAGGACAACATGTTTTTCACCGAATCGGAAAAGCGCACCTATGCGCTCAAGCCGATGAACTGTCCGGGTCACGTGCAAGTCTTCAATCAAGGCTTGCATAGCTACCGTGACTTGCCGATCCGTTACGGCGAGTTCGGCGCCTGCCATCGCAACGAACCGTCGGGTGCGTTGCACGGCATCTTGCGCGTGCGCGGTTTCACCCAGGACGATGGCCATATCTTCTGCACCGAAGCGCAAATCGAACAAGAAGTGGCGGCATTCCACCAGCAAGCGCTTAAGGTCTATGCCGATTTCGGCTTCAGCGATATCCAAATCAAGATCGCCTTGCGTCCGGAATCGCGTCTGGGCGACGATGCCACCTGGGACAAGGCCGAAGATGCCCTGCGTAGCGCACTTGGCGGCGCCGGTGTGGAATGGGAAGAGCTTCCGGGCGAAGGGGCGTTTTATGGTCCCAAGATCGAATACCACTTGAAGGACGCGATCGGCCGCACGTGGCAGCTGGGCACCATGCAGGTGGACTTCATGATGCCGGGCCGTCTGGGCGCCGAATACGTTGACGAAAACAGCCAGCGGAAGCACCCGGTCATGCTGCACCGCGCGATCGTCGGGTCCATGGAGCGCTTCATCGGCATTCTGATTGAGCACCATGCGGGTCATTTCCCGGCATGGTTGGCGCCTGTTCAGGCCGTTGTCATGAACATCACCGACGCCCAAGCCGACTACGTCCGCGACGTTGCCCAGGCACTTGCCGGCAAGGGCTTCCGTGTCGAGACCGACCTGCGCAACGAGAAAATCGGCTACAAAATCCGCGAACACGCCATGCAGCGCATCCCCTATCAATTGGTGGTGGGCGACCGTGAGAAGGAGCAGGGCATGGTGGCGGTCCGGACCCGAGCCGGCGAAGACCTCGGCAGCATGCCGATTGAATCGTTTGCCGAACGCCTCGCAGCGGAGCACATTCCGGCATAATGGTGTCCGAACCCGGGGCCGATGAAAAACGTGCCCCGGTCTTGAAACCCAACGGAGATTGCAGCATCAGTACCAACGACAACAAACAAAACCGCCGTAACGGAGAAATCCGCGTTCCCCGCGTGCGCGTGATTGGCAGTGACGGAGAAATGATTGGCGTGTTGTCACGCGATGAAGCACTTCGGGCAGCGGAAGATGAGGGTCTCGACCTTGTCGAAATCCAACCCAACGCTGATCCGCCGGTTTGCAAGATCATGGACTTCGGCAAGTTCAAGTTCGATCTGCAAAAGAAGGCGAACGAAGCCAAGAAGAAAACCAAGCAGCAAGAAATCAAGGAACTGAAGTTCCGTCCCGTCACCGACGAAGGCGACTATCAGATCAAGCTGCGCAACATGCGCCGCTTCCTTGAAGAAGGCGACAAAGTGAAAGTCAACATCCGTTTCCGTGGCCGCGAAATGAGCCATCAGGATCTGGGCGTTGAAATGGCCAAGCGGATCGAAGCGGATCTTGGCGAAGACATCGTGATCGAATCGCGTCCGCGCCTGGAAGGCCGGCAGATGGTCATGATGATTGCGCCGAAGAAGAAGTAAGCAAAAGCGGCCTCATCCGGCGCTTCGCGCCACCTTCTCCACTGCGTGGAGAAGGAAAAGCAGTCCCCTCTCCATCTTTGATGGAGAGGGTGCCCCCGCAGGGGGCGGGTGAGGCGCTCTTCCGCTCTTCCCAACTCACCTTGCGCAAACCCCCAAAATAAGCCATACTTGGCGACCCCGTGAATGCGGGGGAAGTGGACCCGTCGTGCGTTTCGCCCCTCTCAGGCGCAGCCACGGCCTATTAACCGGCTTGGGCATGGATGGAAAGCGAGGTTTCGACCTCCGCCCGGTCAGTCTGAAGATCACAAGGATAAAAACATGCCGAAGATCAAAACCCACCGCGGGGCGGCGAAGCGTTTTCGCAAGACCGCAAGCGGCAAATACAAGTGCGGACACGCAAACCGCAGCCACATCCTCACCAAGAAAGCCACCAAGCGGAAGCGCAATCTGCGTCAAACGAACCACGTTCGTGCAGAAGATGCAGGCCGTTTGGACCGTATGCTTCCCTACCTCTGAGGACCTGAACCATGGCACGAGTTAAGCGTGGCGTCATCGCACGTCGCCGTCACAAAAAAGTTCTGAACCGCGCGAAGGGTTATTACAACGCCCGCCGCAAGGTTTTCCGCGTAGCCAAGCAGGCCGTCATCAAGGCCCAGCAATACGCCTACATCGGCCGCAAGCTCAAGAAGCGTCAGTTCCGTTCGCTGTGGATTGCGCGTATCAACGCCGCATCCCGCATGTACGGTCTGTCCTACAGCCGCTTCATGAACGGTCTGCTAAAGGCCGGCATCACCCTTGACCGCAAGGTCTTGTCGGATATCGCCGTGCACGACTTGAAAGGTTTCGGCGATCTCGCTGAAGCTGCAGGCAAGGCATTGAACATCGAAATCACGCGTCCGGCCAATGTGCCGCAATACGTGATGGAACCGGTTCGCCCGACCTACAAGTCGAAGACCAAAACCGACGCCGCACCGGCTGCCGCCGAAAAAGCACCGGCCAAGAAAGCCGCTGCCAAGAAGGCTGCCGCGCCGAAGGCTGAAGCCGCACCGAAGAAAGCTGCCGCCAAGTCCGCCAAGGACGACCTGAAAGTGATTGAAGGCATCGGCCCGAAGATCGCTGAAGTGTTCAACGCCGCAGGCATCTCGACCTTCGCAGAATTGGCCGGCACCGATGCCGCCAAGCTCCGCGAAATCCTCGACGAAGCCGGCAGCCAATTTGCTTCGCACGATCCGACCACCTGGCCGCAACAAGCAGCACTCGCTGCCGAAGGCAAGATGGACGAATTGAAGGCATTGCAAGACGAACTGTTGGGCGGCCGCGCGTAAGCCAACGCCGAACTTTCCTTCGCGTTGCGTGCGCGAACGGATTGTCGAGTGAAACCCGATGGGGGAGGGCGCGAGTCCTCCCCCATTTTCATTTGTGCGACCTGCGGCTCGCCTACTAAACACGGTAAATTGCTGTCATGACCGACAACGAATCCTTGAAACAAACCGCGCTTGCGGACATCGCGGCTGCAGACACGCCGGAGGCCATCGAAGCCCTGCGTGTCGGGCTGTTCGGCAAGAGCGGCAGCATCACCGCGCAACTGAAAACCCTGGGTACCTTGGCCCCCGATGCGCGCAAGCTCGCAGGCGAAGCGTTGAATGCCGTTCGCACCGAGGTGCAAGATGCCCTCAACGCACGCAAGCAACTGCTCGACCAGGCCGCGGAAGATGCGAAGGTCAGGGCCGAACGCGTCGACATGACCTTGCCGGGGCGTCAGGCAGAGCGTGGCGGTGCACATCCGCTGACGCGCGCCTTGGACCGCATCATCGATATCTTCGCGCGCATGGGCTATGACGTCGCCGAAGGCCCCGAAATCGAAGACGACTGGCACAACTTCGAAGCATTGAATTTTCCGCCGCACCATCCGGCGCGCGCCATGCACGACACTTTCTATTTCGGTGACGGTCGTTTGCTGCGAACCCATACCTCGGGTGTGCAGATCCGTTACATGAAAGACCAACAGCCGCCGTTACGCATGATTGCGCCGGGCAAGGTCTACCGCAGCGACAGCGATCAGACCCATTCGCCCATGTTCCACCAAGTGGAAGGCTTGCTGATTGACGAACACGCGAACTTCGCCGACTTGAAGGGCACCATTGCCGCATTCTTGCGCAGCTTCTTCGAGCGCGATTTTGAAATGCTGTTCAAGCCCACGTACTTCCCGTTCGTCGAACCGGGTGCTGACGTGGTGATCAAATGGGAACTCGAGAACGGCGAATCGCGTTGGCTCGAAGTGCTCGGCTGCGGCATGGTTCACCCGAACGTGTTGCAGAGTGCCGGGATCGATCCTGAGAAATACACCGGTTTTGCCTTTGGTATGGGCGTCGAGCGTTTGGCGATGTTGCGCTATGGCGTGACCGATCTTCGCGCCTTCTTTGAAAATGACGTGCGCTTCCTGCGCCAATTCGCGTAAGGAGTCCGAGCATGAAATTCTCTGAAAATTGGTTGCGCGAACTTGTGCCGGACTTGCCGGCCAGCGAACAACTCGAACACCAGCTCACCATGATCGGCCTTGAAGTCGAAGGCAGCGAGACCCTCGGCGTGGGTCTTGATCATGTCGTGGTCGGACAGATTGTGGCCTGTGCGCGTCATCCCGAAGCCGACCGCTTGCAAATCTGCAAAGTGGATGCCGGTGAGCACGGCACGCTGCAGATCGTCTGCGGCGCACCCAACGCACGCCAGGGTTTGAAAGCCCCGCTGGCGATGGTGGGCGCGCAAATCGGTGAGTTGAAAATCAAACCGGCGAAACTTCGGGGTGTTGAATCCAACGGCATGCTCTGCTCTGCAAAAGAACTCGGTTTGGATGCCGATGCATCGGGCCTGCTGGAGTTACCGGGTGATGCGCCTGTCGGTGCCGCCTTGGTTGACTACCTCGGTTTGCCCGATCGTGTCATCGAACTCGGTCTCACGCCCAACCGGGCCGATTGCTTCTGCGTGCAAGGCATCGCCGCGGATATCGCGGCCGCCAATGGCGTGCACCTGTCCCAAGAAGTCCAAGCGCAAGTCGGGCCGGCGATCGACAGCACGCTGCAAGTCAAACTCGAGGCGGGCGCCGCGGCGCCGCGCTATGCCGGTCGCGTGATTGAAGGTGTCGATCCAGACGCGATCACGCCCTTGTGGCTGGCCGAGCGCCTGCGTCGCAGCGGTATCCGACCGGTGAGCTTCTTGGTCGACGTCACTCAGTATGTGATGCTCGATTTGGGTCAACCCATGCACGCCTTCGACCGAGACTTGTTGAAAGGTCCGGTCGGTGTACGGCTGGCGCGCAAGGGCGAACAAGTCAAATTGCTTGACGGTCGCGAGGCCGCGCTCGATGACGACCTCTTGGTGATTACCGATGCCGACCGGCCGGTTGCGCTGGCGGGCATCATGGGTGGCGCGGATACGCGCGTTACTGACGCGACGCGCAACGTGTTTCTTGAAGCGGCACATTTCGCGCCGGAAGCCATTATCGGCAAATCTCGTCGATTTGGTTTGCACACCGATGCCTCGCACCGCTTTGAACGCGGTGTCGATCCCCACTTGCCGGCCATTGCCATCGAACGCGCCACGCAATTGATCATGGATCATGCGGGCGGCAAGCCAGGTCCGGTGGTTGTTGAAACCCTTGACGTTCACCTGCCGCAACGCAGCGCAGTCAGCCTGCGTCGTGCACGTCTGGACCGAGTCCTGGGCGTGCAAGTGCCGAGCGCGGATGTGGAACGGATTCTGAGCGCCCTAGGCATGACGGTGGAAACGACGGCAGACGGTTGGCTTGCCACGCCGCCGAGCCGACGTTTCGATATTGCGATTGAAGATGACCTGATCGAAGAAGTCGCGCGCATTCACGGCTACGACCGCATTCCCACCACCTTGCCGGCAGCCGGCGCACATATCCATGCGCCGACCGAAACGCGGATCACGGCGCAAGCGCTGCGTGCGCACATGGTGGCGCGTGACTGGCAGGAAGCGCTGTGTTTTGCCTTCGTCGATTTGCCACTGTTGGAACGTTGGGGTCTGGCCGACAACCACGTCGCGCTTGCCAACCCGCTGAGCGCCGAATTGGGCATCATGCGCACCGGATTGTTGCCGGGGCTCGCGCAAACTTTGGCCTACAACGTGGCAAGGCAGCAAAACCGCGTGCGTCTGTTCGAACTCGGCAACGTCTTCCACGCAAATGGCAACGACGCGCCGATCGAAAACGCGCATTTCGCCGCAGTGGCGACCGGGGATGCGATGGCCGAGCAATGGGCGTCCGGTGCGCGCGCATTCGATATCTTCGACATCAAGGGTGAAGTGGAAGCGCTCGCCGCCATGGCG encodes:
- the infC gene encoding translation initiation factor IF-3; translated protein: MVSEPGADEKRAPVLKPNGDCSISTNDNKQNRRNGEIRVPRVRVIGSDGEMIGVLSRDEALRAAEDEGLDLVEIQPNADPPVCKIMDFGKFKFDLQKKANEAKKKTKQQEIKELKFRPVTDEGDYQIKLRNMRRFLEEGDKVKVNIRFRGREMSHQDLGVEMAKRIEADLGEDIVIESRPRLEGRQMVMMIAPKKK
- the rpmI gene encoding 50S ribosomal protein L35, whose amino-acid sequence is MPKIKTHRGAAKRFRKTASGKYKCGHANRSHILTKKATKRKRNLRQTNHVRAEDAGRLDRMLPYL
- the pheS gene encoding phenylalanine--tRNA ligase subunit alpha, with the protein product MTDNESLKQTALADIAAADTPEAIEALRVGLFGKSGSITAQLKTLGTLAPDARKLAGEALNAVRTEVQDALNARKQLLDQAAEDAKVRAERVDMTLPGRQAERGGAHPLTRALDRIIDIFARMGYDVAEGPEIEDDWHNFEALNFPPHHPARAMHDTFYFGDGRLLRTHTSGVQIRYMKDQQPPLRMIAPGKVYRSDSDQTHSPMFHQVEGLLIDEHANFADLKGTIAAFLRSFFERDFEMLFKPTYFPFVEPGADVVIKWELENGESRWLEVLGCGMVHPNVLQSAGIDPEKYTGFAFGMGVERLAMLRYGVTDLRAFFENDVRFLRQFA
- the pheT gene encoding phenylalanine--tRNA ligase subunit beta, which translates into the protein MKFSENWLRELVPDLPASEQLEHQLTMIGLEVEGSETLGVGLDHVVVGQIVACARHPEADRLQICKVDAGEHGTLQIVCGAPNARQGLKAPLAMVGAQIGELKIKPAKLRGVESNGMLCSAKELGLDADASGLLELPGDAPVGAALVDYLGLPDRVIELGLTPNRADCFCVQGIAADIAAANGVHLSQEVQAQVGPAIDSTLQVKLEAGAAAPRYAGRVIEGVDPDAITPLWLAERLRRSGIRPVSFLVDVTQYVMLDLGQPMHAFDRDLLKGPVGVRLARKGEQVKLLDGREAALDDDLLVITDADRPVALAGIMGGADTRVTDATRNVFLEAAHFAPEAIIGKSRRFGLHTDASHRFERGVDPHLPAIAIERATQLIMDHAGGKPGPVVVETLDVHLPQRSAVSLRRARLDRVLGVQVPSADVERILSALGMTVETTADGWLATPPSRRFDIAIEDDLIEEVARIHGYDRIPTTLPAAGAHIHAPTETRITAQALRAHMVARDWQEALCFAFVDLPLLERWGLADNHVALANPLSAELGIMRTGLLPGLAQTLAYNVARQQNRVRLFELGNVFHANGNDAPIENAHFAAVATGDAMAEQWASGARAFDIFDIKGEVEALAAMAQCTLEFVASAPAHAHPGRSADVLRDGKKIGWVGQLHPRLQKQLDVDTPVFAFELDVNALVQRKVPRAETLSKFPAVRRDLAFVVGEDVSWAKISEAVRAAAGESLKSLLLFDRYSGKGIEEGSKSLAMGLILQDNSRTLTDQVANDVMQAVTERLSHDFGAVIRS